The stretch of DNA GTTCGATTCGCGTCAGGGCGCGCTGTGCCCGCATGACCCGCCCAATCTCCTTATAGGCCGACGGGGCTTCTTCGCGGAATTTTTCCATACGCCGCCGATCAATCCAGACATCCTGCATCTCGCGTTCAAGTTTTTTCTGGCCGATGACCCGCCGTGCGTCGTGGCGGCTGAGTGCGCGGCCGGCGCCGTGGGAACTGGATTGGAGAGCCTCTGCACAACCCCGTCCCACGACGTGAAAACTGCGTGTGCCCATCGAACCGGGAATCACCCCCTGCTCTCCCGCAGTCGCCGGCAATGCCCCCTTGCGATGCACCCAAAGCTCGCGGCCGAAATGTGTTTCCTGTCGGACATGATTATGATCGCAATGAATCAGGGTCTCTCGTTGCAGATCGATGGCGAATTCTTGTTGGAGTAGTCGACCGATCGCCGTCATCATGGCCAGTCGATTTTGCCATGCATAGGCGATGGCCCATCGCATGTCGGTGAGATAGGCGGCGCCGTTGCGAGATTCGGCATCCCATGCGACTGTTTTGTTTGGCGAACACGCGTCGACCGCCAAATGATGCGCCGTGATCGCCTGTCCCATTCCTCGTGAACCACTGTGCAGCATCAACCACAGCCGGTTCTCTGGATCGGCCTGGAACTCCACGAAATGATTTCCGCGGCCGAGTGTGCCCAATTGCACCCGACCATCTCGACGACTAAATGTTTCTAGTCGCGGATGGCTCAGCGGCAAATTGTTCAGTTCCTCCGGGAGCGCCGCAACCGTGTGAGAGCGACGATGCCGGCCGGCGGGAACACATTCATACAGCCCGGAGAGGATCTTTGCCGCAGCCACAGGGTTGTTGATGCGGTCTGCGTCCGCGGTTAAGGCGACGGCAAGCATGCCGCAACCAATGTCGCCTCCAATCGCTGCTGGAAAAATCTGCGTCGCGGTCGCGATAACGGTTCCCACACAGACATGGCGAGCCAAATGTACATCCGGCATGACGGCCATGTGCCCTACATCGTCGTGCGCCGCTAAACGATTGAGCGACGCACGAACCTCGCCAGGCATTGGCTCGCTGAGCCATGCCTGGATTTTCTCATGTAGACCTGAGTCCTTCATTGTTGGTCCTCCTGTTGCGAAGGAGTCTCCGCCGGAGAAGCCAGGACCTGAAACATCAACTCGGGGGTGCGACGTCGATTGATCGCGGCGGCAACTTCACTGCGAAGTTTACCCGCCACATGACCAAGCCGCTCGAGCACCTGGACCGGTTGGAAAACCGTGTCCGTAAAATAAGGGCAGAGTGTCACCAGCAATCGCGACGCATCGGGTGCCGGTACGACGCTGCTGACGTAAA from Symmachiella dynata encodes:
- a CDS encoding RtcB family protein; this encodes MKDSGLHEKIQAWLSEPMPGEVRASLNRLAAHDDVGHMAVMPDVHLARHVCVGTVIATATQIFPAAIGGDIGCGMLAVALTADADRINNPVAAAKILSGLYECVPAGRHRRSHTVAALPEELNNLPLSHPRLETFSRRDGRVQLGTLGRGNHFVEFQADPENRLWLMLHSGSRGMGQAITAHHLAVDACSPNKTVAWDAESRNGAAYLTDMRWAIAYAWQNRLAMMTAIGRLLQQEFAIDLQRETLIHCDHNHVRQETHFGRELWVHRKGALPATAGEQGVIPGSMGTRSFHVVGRGCAEALQSSSHGAGRALSRHDARRVIGQKKLEREMQDVWIDRRRMEKFREEAPSAYKEIGRVMRAQRALTRIERELRPVLCYKGT
- a CDS encoding ribosome-binding factor A, with the protein product MKSERQLQEILKSLCGSPGAEDGSDPREFHKQRGRDKSLRKTYQLCKQVDEVLGYVLSGECDDDVLRDFYVSSVVPAPDASRLLVTLCPYFTDTVFQPVQVLERLGHVAGKLRSEVAAAINRRRTPELMFQVLASPAETPSQQEDQQ